The Wolbachia endosymbiont of Drosophila innubila region ATTTTACTGCCAATTGGTACTTACTAAAAAACTTAGATCCAATGCTAAAAAAGTCTAATGCTGGAAGAGCGATATTCATGACCTCAGAAGTGACACTTTCTCCTTCCTCTTATCCATATTGGATGCCGTATGCTGCAAGTAAAGTTGCACTAGAAATAATGGTGCAGATATATGCATCTGAGACAAAACATACAAAATTATGTGTAAATGCTGTATACACGGAAGGACCTGTGGGTAGTGAGCAGGCATTTCCTGGATCTGAATTGGTGTCACCTGATAAACTAACAGATAAATTTGTGGAATTAGCTTCTGAAGACTGCAGCATATCAGGAAAAATCTTACCGCTCAGCAAATCTCCCGAATAAATTACCATAGTATCTGCAAAGATACCGTTAAGCCCACAATTGTATGAACATTGTGATTTGAGAGTAATCTCCACTAGGAAGGATGTCATCCCAGTGCCTCTATGGTGTCATTCCAGTCTGGAATCTAGTCTTTATTATGCAGCCACTTATTTAAAGTTAAGTTTTCTGGATCCCAGACTGGGATGACACCTCTGGGCACTGCCGTCATAAAGGAACCAGTGTCAGCTACTTGAATGACATCATTTGCTGTGCAATTTACCTTCAAAAATGAATGTTTGTACAGCTGTGTGTCAAGCACTGGAATCTGCCACGCAAATTGCAATGTTCGTACAGTTATGCGTCAAGCCTAAAAGTAATTAGCTAATAGGTTTAATAAAAATTCACATATACAGGAAAGATTGGTAACATTACTTGAATAGAGACCGTTATTGTAATTATGCCGAAACGCACAGATATAGAATCTATATTAGTAATAGGAGCAGGCCCAATAGTTATAGGTCAGGCATGCGAGTTTGATTATTCCGGAACGCAAAGCTGTAAAGTATTAAAAAGCGAAGGTTATAAAGTCATTTTGGTTAACTCCAACCCCGCAACTATAATGACAGATCCTGAGTTTTCTGATGCGACGTATATTGAGCCGGTACTGCCTGAAATCATAGAGAAAATTATAATTAAGGAGAGGCCAGACGCAATATTGCCAACAATGGGCGGGCAAACAGCGCTCAATTGTGCAATAAAACTTGCAGATGATGAAGTGTTAGACAAATACAACGTAGAATTAATAGGGGTAAATAGAGGAGCAATAAAAAAAGCAGAGGATAGAGAGTTATTCCGTCAGTCCATGGATAGAATAGGACTGAAATACCCCAAAAGTATCATTATAAAAAATCAAGAACAAATAAAAAAGGCTTTGGATTACGTTGGATTACCAGCAATCATTCGTTCATCATTCACTCTTGGTGGTGCAGGTAGTGGCATAGCATATAATAAAGAGGAGTTTTTCAATATCGCAGAAAGTGCTCTCAAAATTTCGCCAATAAATGAAGTTCAGATAGATGAATCAATTATCGGCTGGAAAGAGTATGAAATGGAAGTTATCCGCGATTGTAAAGATAACTGCATAATAATCTGTTCGATAGAAAATGTTGATCCGATGGGAGTGCACACCGGAGATAGTATTACGGTTGCTCCTGCTTTGACTCTGCGTGACGTAGAATACCAACAGATGAGAAATGCATCTATAGCAGTGCTGAGAGAAATTGATGTTAGTGCCGGTGGTGCAAATGTTCAATTTGCAGTGAATCCTAAAGAAGATGGAAGCCTCGTTGTGATTGAGATGAATCCAAGGGTTTCTCGCTCTTCTGCACTTGCTTCGAAAGCAACAGGCTATCCTATTGCAAAAGTTGTAACTAAACTTGCTATTGGCTATTCGCTCGACGAAATACGTAACGACTGTGCTCCAATAATACCAGCAGCATTCGAACCAGTGATTGATTATATCGTCACTAAAATTCCTCGATTTGAGTTTGAGAAATTTAAGGGGACGAATTGTGAATTATCAACCTCCATGAAATCAGTGGGAGAAGTGATGTCTATAGGCCGCACTTTTAATGAGTCACTACAGAAAGCTTTCCGTTCACTTGAAACTGATTTTACAGGACTTGATGAAGTATTTCCTGAGAACATTGATATTGATCACATAAAATCTCAATTAGCAAAATTGCTACCAAACAGATTACTGATTGCTGCTGACGCAATGCGCCACGGAATTAGCATAGAAGAAATAAATTCGATTACAGGATATGACTTATGGTTTCTGCAAAATATACAGCAAATTATATTAACTGAACAAAAAATCAAGGAAAATGGATTTCCTGGAACTGCGTACGAAATGTTAGAGCTGAAAAAAATGGGATTTTCAGATGCAAGATTAGCAAAGTTAAGTAATAGACCTACCTCTGTCATTCCAGTACCCTCTAATGTCATCCCAGTGCGTGACACTGGGATCCAGCCAGCGTTACACGCTGGAGATCGAGTAAAACAAATCGAAGAAATAAGAAAAAAATTTGGCATTAAACAAGTTTATAAACGCGTAGACACCTGTGCAGCTGAATTTGAATCGAGCACTGCTTATATGTATGGCTGCTATGAGGGTGATGTTGAAAATAAAACGGAATGTGAGGCGAATATTTCTGACCGAGAAAAGGTTGTCATTTTAGGAAGTGGTCCAAATCGCATTGGTCAAGGTATTGAGTTTGATTATGCATGCGTACATGCAGCTTCTGCCGCCAAAGAAATGGGGTATGAAACAATAATGATCAACTGTAATCCCGAAACTGTCTCAACTGACTACGATACCGCTGATCGTTTATATTTTGCACCACTCATTGCAGAGGATGTGCTTGAAATACTAAGTAAAGAGCAAGAAAATGGCACACTGGTTGGTGTAATAGTTCAAATAGGCGGTCAAACACCTTTAAAGTTAGCCAAAGTGCTTAACGAGAGAGGTTTCAAAATTCTGGGAACTTCGTTTGATTCTATTGACCTTGCAGAAGATCGCATGAGGTTTAAAAGCCTTGCTTTGCAACTTAATTTAAAACAACCTG contains the following coding sequences:
- the carB gene encoding carbamoyl-phosphate synthase large subunit, whose amino-acid sequence is MPKRTDIESILVIGAGPIVIGQACEFDYSGTQSCKVLKSEGYKVILVNSNPATIMTDPEFSDATYIEPVLPEIIEKIIIKERPDAILPTMGGQTALNCAIKLADDEVLDKYNVELIGVNRGAIKKAEDRELFRQSMDRIGLKYPKSIIIKNQEQIKKALDYVGLPAIIRSSFTLGGAGSGIAYNKEEFFNIAESALKISPINEVQIDESIIGWKEYEMEVIRDCKDNCIIICSIENVDPMGVHTGDSITVAPALTLRDVEYQQMRNASIAVLREIDVSAGGANVQFAVNPKEDGSLVVIEMNPRVSRSSALASKATGYPIAKVVTKLAIGYSLDEIRNDCAPIIPAAFEPVIDYIVTKIPRFEFEKFKGTNCELSTSMKSVGEVMSIGRTFNESLQKAFRSLETDFTGLDEVFPENIDIDHIKSQLAKLLPNRLLIAADAMRHGISIEEINSITGYDLWFLQNIQQIILTEQKIKENGFPGTAYEMLELKKMGFSDARLAKLSNRPTSVIPVPSNVIPVRDTGIQPALHAGDRVKQIEEIRKKFGIKQVYKRVDTCAAEFESSTAYMYGCYEGDVENKTECEANISDREKVVILGSGPNRIGQGIEFDYACVHAASAAKEMGYETIMINCNPETVSTDYDTADRLYFAPLIAEDVLEILSKEQENGTLVGVIVQIGGQTPLKLAKVLNERGFKILGTSFDSIDLAEDRMRFKSLALQLNLKQPENSICHSVEEALTNAEKVGFPLVVRPSYVLGGQSMSIRHDTQSFKEYVLDQTKIFEHGSLLLDKFLVNAVEVDVDAVCDGEKVFIAAVMEHIEEAGIHSGDSTCSIPTNTLSDEVIKEIELQTERIALALKVKGLINIQFAVQENRPLAEPVCDEKSLGKVQMSTTEYSNVFEERRQALTTKLPSEIELCKRSSDVYILEVNLRASRTVPFISKVINIPIAKLATQVILGKKLNQENKPFNHFAVKAAVFPFTRFAGVDTLLGPEMKSTGEVMGIDSSFEAALAKTHMAAGYKLPTEGTALVSVKDDDKKYILPVARMLKELSFEIYATKGTASYLNNNGIAAQAVNKVREGRPHIVDMLKDGKINLVINTSKGVKSVSDSKDIRRTAILQNIAYSTTASGSKALVLAIQYVKNSKLEVKSLQQIQNV